One part of the Streptomyces lienomycini genome encodes these proteins:
- a CDS encoding ABC transporter ATP-binding protein translates to MRLRKDRRHTTDDRTEAQAQPGPAVELRGVRRQYGRGARTVHALAGVDLALPRGTFTAVMGPSGSGKSTFLQCAAGLDRPTAGSVRLGGTEITGMGENRLTELRRTRLGFVFQAFNLLPSLTVEQNVLLPTRLAGLRQDRRRAQALLTRVGLADKAKRRPGELSGGQQQRVAIARALVTDPDVIFADEPTGALDTGTAAEILGLLRHAVDTLQATVVMVTHDPVAAAWADRVLFLADGAFADHLERGSAERIAARMAALTSRTGPMAGAAA, encoded by the coding sequence ATGAGGCTGCGCAAGGACAGGCGCCACACGACGGACGACCGGACCGAGGCCCAGGCCCAACCCGGTCCCGCCGTCGAACTGCGCGGCGTCCGGCGCCAGTACGGCCGCGGCGCCCGCACCGTGCACGCGCTCGCGGGCGTCGACCTCGCCCTGCCGCGCGGCACGTTCACCGCCGTCATGGGCCCCTCCGGGTCGGGCAAGTCCACCTTCCTGCAGTGCGCCGCGGGCCTCGACCGGCCGACGGCCGGCTCCGTACGGCTCGGCGGCACGGAGATCACGGGCATGGGGGAGAACCGGCTCACCGAACTGCGCCGCACCCGCCTGGGCTTCGTGTTCCAGGCCTTCAACCTGCTGCCCTCCCTCACCGTCGAGCAGAACGTGCTGCTCCCGACGCGCCTGGCCGGCCTGCGCCAGGACCGGCGGCGGGCGCAGGCGCTGCTCACCCGGGTCGGCCTCGCCGACAAGGCGAAACGCCGGCCCGGAGAACTCTCCGGCGGCCAGCAGCAGCGCGTCGCCATCGCCCGCGCCCTGGTCACCGACCCCGACGTGATCTTCGCCGACGAACCCACCGGCGCCCTCGACACCGGCACCGCCGCCGAGATCCTCGGCCTGCTGCGGCACGCGGTGGACACCCTCCAAGCCACCGTCGTCATGGTCACCCACGACCCGGTCGCGGCCGCCTGGGCCGACCGGGTGCTGTTCCTCGCCGACGGCGCCTTCGCCGACCACCTCGAACGCGGTTCGGCGGAGCGGATCGCGGCCCGCATGGCCGCCCTCACCTCCCGCACCGGCCCGATGGCGGGGGCCGCGGCGTGA
- a CDS encoding LysR family transcriptional regulator, whose amino-acid sequence MDTEAVRSFVRAAELGQLRHAADELGVTQQAVSKRIAALERALDVRLFTRTPRGVELTLDGQAFLPHARNIVTGADRAVTAVRRGSRALRIDVLGLRSAQAVILHDYWRSHPGCELDVVTLRVDDPRLAVAAVRAGDLDASFRSVTDPAALPHEVRMIHAFHSPLELVVGPRHPLASARTLRPAQLRGHRIWVPGIAPGSEWAEFYDELVTEFGLRVDAAGPNFGNEVLLDILADSADVATLVGSRDRYAWPAGHDLRRIPIADPTLAYPLSLLLPRANPHPGLGAVIAHFTGLAPLPGKVWLPSWAVTTL is encoded by the coding sequence ATGGATACCGAGGCGGTGCGCTCGTTCGTCCGCGCGGCCGAGCTGGGGCAGCTGCGGCACGCCGCCGACGAGCTGGGGGTGACGCAGCAGGCCGTCTCGAAGCGGATCGCGGCTCTCGAGCGCGCACTCGACGTCCGGTTGTTCACCCGCACCCCTCGGGGGGTCGAGCTGACCCTCGACGGCCAGGCCTTCCTCCCGCACGCCCGGAACATCGTCACGGGTGCCGATCGCGCCGTCACCGCCGTCAGGCGGGGCTCGCGGGCGCTGCGGATCGACGTTCTCGGCCTGCGGTCGGCGCAGGCCGTCATCCTGCACGACTACTGGCGCTCGCACCCCGGTTGCGAACTCGACGTGGTGACGCTCAGGGTCGACGACCCGCGGCTGGCGGTGGCCGCCGTGCGGGCGGGCGACCTCGACGCCTCGTTCCGCTCGGTCACCGACCCGGCCGCGCTGCCGCACGAGGTGCGCATGATCCACGCGTTCCACTCCCCGCTGGAACTCGTCGTCGGCCCGAGGCACCCGCTCGCCTCCGCACGGACCCTGAGACCGGCCCAGCTGCGCGGGCACCGGATCTGGGTGCCGGGTATCGCGCCGGGCAGCGAGTGGGCGGAGTTCTACGACGAACTCGTCACCGAGTTCGGCCTCCGCGTGGACGCCGCGGGTCCGAACTTCGGCAACGAGGTGCTCCTCGACATCCTGGCGGACTCCGCGGACGTGGCGACGCTCGTGGGGTCGCGCGACCGATACGCCTGGCCGGCCGGTCACGACCTGCGCCGCATCCCGATCGCGGATCCGACGCTCGCGTACCCGCTCTCGCTGCTCCTCCCCCGGGCGAATCCGCACCCGGGGCTCGGGGCGGTCATCGCCCACTTCACGGGACTGGCACCGCTTCCCGGGAAGGTCTGGCTGCCCTCCTGGGCCGTCACCACCCTGTGA
- a CDS encoding beta-N-acetylglucosaminidase domain-containing protein, which yields MGRRTTTLTTLGVCFALASTLAIETLPAAADDTPSAAAPAVPPVSPNPQSLTRAGDDVPVTGRALVVADRDTDAAARARLVGELKAHGARRVDVVTPGNVPRASAGLLTVRLGPAARPDIAEALGDTAVPDHAEGYALRVSGAGRGKRVTLGGTDAAGQFYAVQTLRQLFVRAGSGGWKVAGVRASDYPSMPLRGTIEGFYGQPWTHAERLDQMDFYGDVKANTYVYAPKDDPYHRGKWREPYPADKLAELGELVTRATANHVRFTFAVSPGESICYSDPADRAALKDKLRALYGLGTRAFSIPLDDISYTRWNCEGDKAAYGDPGRAAAARAQVDLLNDVQQNFVAAHEGVQPLQMVPTEYGDLTDTAYKQTMRETLDPAVVVMWTGTAVVPPKITNDEADRVSKLFGRKVFVWDNYPVNDFGNTSGRLLLAPYDKREAGLSGHLSGIVANPMNQPYASKVAVFGTADFTWNDRAYDAGTNWPRAMSYLAGGDREATDALLVLGDLEHLAPTFGATPWQPQAPELARRAARFWTAWDEGRRAEAVEVLRGYARAIERAPGTIRGGAVDEGFTVDAAPWLDATELWGGAMRTMLDALAARENGDRGTSDRLLAESDALQQRARAVRVDPPRNSWGKVQPKVGDGVLDAFLVRAELRLRLWDSAGGGENLALKGTASASSVEQDLDRLAARYVNDGEPGTRWASGYSDEEWVQVELAAPAKVAAVTLAWEGACATEYAVQTSPDGVTWRTVSTRRPDACGNDVVRVDSDEAVRYVRMQGVHRKTTWGYSLYEMGVYGTPAS from the coding sequence ATGGGAAGACGCACGACGACCTTGACCACACTCGGCGTCTGCTTTGCACTGGCAAGCACTCTGGCGATCGAGACGCTCCCCGCCGCGGCCGACGACACACCCTCCGCCGCGGCGCCCGCGGTCCCGCCGGTCTCGCCGAATCCCCAGTCCCTCACTCGCGCAGGTGACGACGTTCCGGTGACCGGCCGGGCACTCGTGGTGGCGGACCGGGACACGGACGCCGCCGCCCGGGCCCGTCTCGTCGGGGAGTTGAAGGCGCACGGCGCACGGCGCGTGGACGTCGTCACCCCCGGGAACGTCCCCCGGGCCTCGGCCGGTCTGCTCACCGTACGGCTCGGCCCGGCCGCGCGGCCCGACATCGCCGAGGCGCTGGGCGACACGGCGGTGCCGGACCACGCGGAGGGCTACGCCCTGCGCGTCTCGGGCGCGGGACGGGGCAAGCGGGTCACTCTCGGCGGCACCGACGCCGCCGGTCAGTTCTACGCCGTGCAGACCCTGCGCCAGCTCTTCGTCCGGGCGGGGAGCGGCGGTTGGAAGGTGGCGGGCGTTCGGGCGAGCGACTACCCGTCGATGCCGCTGCGCGGCACCATCGAGGGGTTCTACGGGCAACCGTGGACGCACGCCGAACGCCTCGACCAGATGGACTTCTACGGGGACGTCAAGGCCAACACCTACGTCTACGCCCCGAAGGACGACCCCTACCACCGGGGCAAGTGGCGCGAGCCCTACCCCGCGGACAAGCTGGCGGAACTGGGCGAGCTGGTGACCCGGGCCACCGCCAACCACGTGCGCTTCACCTTCGCCGTCTCCCCCGGCGAGTCCATCTGCTACTCGGACCCCGCCGACCGCGCGGCACTGAAGGACAAGCTGCGGGCCCTGTACGGCCTGGGGACGCGCGCCTTCTCCATCCCGCTCGACGACATCAGCTACACCCGCTGGAACTGCGAGGGCGACAAGGCCGCGTACGGCGACCCCGGCCGCGCGGCGGCCGCCAGGGCCCAGGTCGACCTGCTCAACGACGTGCAGCAGAACTTCGTCGCCGCCCACGAAGGGGTACAGCCCCTGCAGATGGTGCCCACCGAGTACGGCGACCTCACCGACACCGCGTACAAGCAGACGATGCGCGAGACGCTGGACCCGGCGGTCGTCGTGATGTGGACCGGCACGGCCGTCGTCCCGCCGAAGATCACCAACGACGAGGCGGACCGGGTCTCGAAGCTCTTCGGACGCAAGGTCTTCGTCTGGGACAACTACCCGGTGAACGACTTCGGCAACACCAGCGGGCGGCTGCTGCTCGCCCCGTACGACAAGCGCGAGGCGGGCCTGTCCGGGCACCTCTCGGGCATCGTCGCCAACCCCATGAACCAGCCGTACGCCAGCAAGGTCGCCGTCTTCGGCACCGCGGACTTCACCTGGAACGACCGGGCGTACGACGCGGGCACGAACTGGCCGCGCGCCATGTCCTACCTGGCGGGCGGCGACCGCGAGGCCACCGACGCGCTGCTGGTCCTCGGTGACCTGGAGCACCTGGCCCCGACCTTCGGCGCCACGCCCTGGCAGCCGCAGGCACCCGAACTCGCCCGGCGCGCGGCGCGGTTCTGGACGGCGTGGGACGAGGGGCGGCGCGCGGAGGCCGTCGAGGTGCTGCGCGGCTACGCGAGGGCGATCGAGCGGGCGCCGGGCACGATCCGCGGCGGCGCGGTGGACGAGGGGTTCACCGTCGACGCGGCGCCCTGGCTGGACGCCACCGAGCTGTGGGGCGGGGCGATGCGGACCATGCTCGACGCGCTCGCGGCCCGGGAGAACGGCGACAGGGGGACGTCCGACCGACTGCTCGCCGAGTCGGACGCCCTTCAGCAGCGGGCCCGGGCCGTACGGGTCGATCCGCCGCGCAACTCGTGGGGGAAGGTCCAGCCCAAGGTCGGTGACGGCGTGCTCGACGCCTTCCTGGTGCGGGCGGAACTCCGGCTGCGGCTGTGGGACTCCGCGGGCGGCGGGGAGAACCTGGCGCTGAAGGGTACGGCCTCCGCCTCCAGCGTGGAGCAGGACCTCGACCGGCTGGCGGCCCGGTACGTCAACGACGGCGAGCCGGGCACACGTTGGGCCTCCGGCTACTCCGACGAGGAGTGGGTGCAGGTGGAGCTGGCGGCCCCGGCGAAGGTCGCGGCGGTGACCCTGGCGTGGGAGGGCGCCTGCGCGACGGAGTACGCCGTCCAGACCTCGCCCGACGGCGTGACCTGGCGGACCGTGTCCACGCGGCGTCCGGACGCCTGCGGCAACGACGTCGTCCGGGTCGACTCGGACGAGGCCGTGCGGTACGTCCGTATGCAGGGCGTGCACCGGAAGACGACCTGGGGCTACTCGCTGTACGAGATGGGGGTCTACGGAACGCCCGCCTCCTGA
- a CDS encoding TetR/AcrR family transcriptional regulator, with amino-acid sequence MTSTASRPGRVAKLPPRERILDAAEELFQSEGIRRVGVQAIAEKAETTKAAIYRHFETKDALVAEWLRILAADYRAAFDRVEADHPGRPREQILGLARFIAEGLPTLSHRGCPFINSLAELPDRSHPARRVIEEHKAGQTRRLVGMCAEAGLSDPGQAAAQITFLLEGAQVSSQNGSIDRVGERLTRIVEGILGQ; translated from the coding sequence ATGACATCGACCGCCAGCAGGCCGGGCAGAGTGGCGAAGCTGCCGCCTCGGGAGCGCATCCTCGACGCGGCCGAGGAACTCTTCCAGAGCGAGGGCATCCGGCGCGTGGGCGTCCAGGCGATCGCCGAGAAGGCCGAGACCACCAAGGCGGCGATCTACCGGCACTTCGAGACCAAGGACGCGCTGGTCGCCGAGTGGCTGCGGATCCTGGCCGCCGACTACCGGGCCGCCTTCGACCGCGTCGAGGCCGACCACCCCGGCCGGCCACGGGAGCAGATCCTCGGACTGGCCCGCTTCATCGCCGAGGGACTGCCGACGCTGTCGCACCGGGGCTGCCCCTTCATCAACTCCCTCGCCGAGCTGCCCGACCGCTCCCATCCCGCGCGCCGCGTGATCGAGGAGCACAAGGCCGGCCAGACCCGCCGGCTCGTCGGCATGTGCGCCGAGGCGGGCCTGTCCGACCCCGGCCAGGCCGCCGCCCAGATCACCTTCCTGCTCGAAGGCGCGCAGGTCAGCAGTCAGAACGGAAGCATCGACCGGGTGGGGGAGCGGTTGACGAGGATCGTCGAGGGGATCCTCGGCCAGTAG
- a CDS encoding amidase, with amino-acid sequence MKVAEYARYDAVGLAELVAAGEVTPAEVEAAAREAVRAVDPRINAVVETWQADDRPVPGSTPLAGVPFLIKDFGVAMAGRRTEMGSRLAAGHVARSDSFLMRRLRRAGLLTFGRTATPELAYSITTEPVLYGPTRNPWDPRRGAGGSSGGAGAAVAAGAVPLAHATDAAGSLRIPASYNGLFGLKPTRGRVSLGPGLDEGFNGLAVQGGVSRTVRDSAALLDLIRGPEPGDPYFAEQPPRPYAQEVARPPGPLRIGVLPQAWGGRRTAVPVADALTRTVRLLESLGHRTEEAEAALGVDWEEFVLANARLSTANVAATVDELAAAFGRPVDSSTVEPATLAAHRYGQRVSGPQFVTALTIRNRVARSLARHFGTYDLLLTPTLPELPPLLGTYARGAEALDGLGWIDRLNDRSPFTMAFNVAGTPAMSVPLTADPGTGLPIGMQFAAGYGREDLLFRLAGQLEQAQPWSGRTPAVWAGDPAPR; translated from the coding sequence GTGAAAGTCGCCGAGTACGCGCGATACGACGCGGTGGGGCTCGCGGAGCTGGTGGCCGCGGGCGAGGTGACCCCCGCCGAGGTGGAGGCGGCCGCGCGCGAGGCCGTCCGGGCGGTCGATCCGCGGATCAACGCCGTCGTGGAGACCTGGCAGGCCGACGACCGGCCCGTCCCCGGCAGCACGCCGCTGGCGGGCGTTCCGTTCCTGATCAAGGACTTCGGAGTCGCCATGGCGGGCCGGCGCACGGAGATGGGCAGCCGTCTCGCGGCCGGCCACGTCGCCCGCTCCGACTCCTTCCTGATGCGGCGCCTGCGCCGCGCGGGGCTGCTGACCTTCGGGCGCACCGCCACACCGGAGCTGGCGTACAGCATCACCACGGAACCGGTGCTGTACGGCCCGACCCGCAACCCGTGGGACCCGCGACGCGGCGCCGGTGGTTCGAGCGGCGGCGCGGGCGCGGCCGTCGCCGCCGGAGCGGTCCCCCTCGCCCACGCCACCGACGCCGCGGGATCACTGCGCATCCCCGCCTCGTACAACGGCCTCTTCGGTCTGAAGCCGACCCGGGGCCGGGTATCCCTGGGCCCCGGCCTCGACGAGGGCTTCAACGGACTCGCCGTCCAGGGCGGCGTCAGCCGCACCGTGCGGGACAGCGCGGCGCTGCTCGACCTGATACGCGGTCCGGAACCGGGCGACCCGTACTTCGCCGAACAACCGCCCCGGCCCTACGCGCAGGAGGTCGCCCGTCCTCCGGGGCCGCTGCGGATCGGGGTCCTCCCGCAGGCCTGGGGCGGTCGCCGGACCGCGGTCCCGGTGGCCGACGCGCTGACCCGTACCGTGCGGCTGCTGGAGTCCCTCGGCCACCGCACGGAGGAGGCCGAGGCCGCTCTGGGCGTCGACTGGGAGGAGTTCGTGCTGGCCAACGCCCGTCTGTCGACGGCCAACGTCGCGGCCACGGTCGACGAGCTGGCGGCAGCCTTCGGCCGCCCCGTCGACTCCTCGACCGTCGAGCCGGCGACGCTGGCCGCCCACCGCTACGGGCAGCGGGTCAGCGGCCCCCAGTTCGTCACCGCCCTCACGATCCGCAACCGGGTCGCCCGGAGCCTGGCCCGGCACTTCGGCACGTACGACCTCCTGCTCACCCCGACCCTGCCGGAGCTTCCCCCGCTCCTGGGCACCTACGCGCGGGGCGCGGAGGCGCTGGACGGCCTGGGCTGGATCGACCGTCTCAACGACCGTTCGCCGTTCACCATGGCGTTCAACGTGGCGGGGACGCCCGCCATGTCCGTGCCGCTGACCGCCGACCCCGGGACGGGCCTGCCGATCGGCATGCAGTTCGCCGCCGGCTACGGGCGCGAGGACCTCCTCTTCCGTCTCGCCGGGCAGCTCGAACAGGCACAGCCGTGGTCGGGCCGGACCCCTGCCGTGTGGGCGGGGGACCCCGCGCCCCGCTAG
- a CDS encoding alanine--tRNA ligase-related protein — MDTEHVVRTFVEYYEEHGHRRITGSTLLPPPGDPVLFTTSGMHPLTPYLEGRPHPLGRRLVNVQRCLRTTDLDEVGDSTHLTVFEMLGTWSLGDYEGSRSLDWGYRLLTEGLGVAPGLLHATVFGGDEQVGPDTDSLRLWQEHGVPVELTVEDNWWQNGPVGPCGPDSEIFLWTGDTPPESTPGRDDRWVEVWNHVMMRHRRLDDGRLVPLPQRNIDTGLGLERLASLLQGKPSVFECDVFAPWRRSVPALWPLDEPSLRLVCDHLRSAVVIVGDGVRPANTGRGYVLRRLVRRVLTVLWRDDPSRGLDDLPRELVTHTLDHFGQDVDPGLVRRVLVEEEQRFGRLLERGRQVLSRPRFSGPLGEDDYHYLHDTHGLPRDLVTTLREGGYSRT; from the coding sequence ATGGACACCGAGCACGTCGTCCGCACGTTCGTCGAGTACTACGAGGAACACGGTCATCGCCGGATCACCGGCTCGACACTGCTGCCGCCGCCCGGCGACCCCGTGCTGTTCACCACCTCCGGCATGCACCCGCTCACCCCGTACCTGGAGGGACGCCCCCACCCGCTGGGCCGACGGCTGGTCAACGTGCAGCGCTGTCTGCGCACCACGGACCTGGACGAGGTCGGCGACAGCACCCACTTGACGGTCTTCGAGATGCTCGGCACCTGGTCGCTGGGCGACTACGAGGGTTCACGGAGCCTCGACTGGGGCTACCGGCTGCTCACCGAGGGGCTGGGGGTCGCCCCGGGCCTGCTGCACGCCACCGTGTTCGGGGGTGACGAGCAGGTCGGCCCGGACACCGACTCCCTGCGGCTGTGGCAGGAGCACGGCGTTCCCGTGGAGCTGACGGTGGAGGACAACTGGTGGCAGAACGGACCGGTCGGCCCCTGCGGGCCCGACTCGGAGATCTTCCTGTGGACCGGCGACACCCCGCCCGAGTCGACACCCGGCCGCGACGACCGCTGGGTGGAGGTGTGGAACCACGTGATGATGCGCCACCGCCGGCTCGACGACGGCCGGCTCGTTCCGCTGCCGCAGCGCAACATCGACACCGGCCTCGGCCTGGAACGCCTCGCCTCGCTCCTGCAGGGCAAGCCGTCGGTGTTCGAGTGCGACGTCTTCGCCCCGTGGCGCCGGTCGGTACCGGCCCTGTGGCCACTGGACGAGCCCTCGCTCCGCCTGGTCTGCGACCACCTGCGTTCGGCCGTCGTGATCGTCGGCGACGGAGTGCGCCCGGCCAACACCGGCCGCGGATACGTGCTGCGCCGCCTGGTGCGACGGGTGCTCACCGTGCTGTGGCGGGACGATCCGTCGCGCGGACTCGACGACCTGCCGCGGGAGTTGGTCACGCACACACTGGACCACTTCGGGCAGGACGTGGACCCCGGCCTCGTACGGCGCGTACTGGTCGAGGAGGAACAGCGGTTCGGCAGGCTTCTGGAACGCGGCCGCCAGGTGCTCTCCCGGCCGCGCTTTTCGGGCCCGCTGGGCGAGGACGACTACCACTACCTCCACGACACCCACGGTCTGCCGCGCGACCTGGTGACGACGCTGCGCGAGGGCGGGTACTCCCGTACGTGA
- a CDS encoding phosphotransferase family protein, with translation MLPLVETDEDWDAIVPDETVMRPGAADLCARLGLAGAPLTRFPDGSQPVYAVGDEHVLKLFPAAAARAGVAEGRVLTHLQGRLPIPTPRVRDCGSYENGWRYVLMSRLHGENLAGAWGRTARADRERLVAEVGETLAVLHSLDTDPLADVLGPGDWGAFLDRQAAGAVARQRAHGLPSAWLEQIPDFLDAVRPPRAPHPCLLHTEVMRQHVLVDPDTWRPTGLFDFEPAMIGDRAYDFVAVGLFVTGGDPALLAGLTESYGHTFEPAELLAYTLLHVYSDLPWYMRELGTPAEGSLESLAEAWFGTSRPRE, from the coding sequence ATGCTGCCTCTGGTGGAAACGGACGAGGACTGGGACGCGATCGTCCCCGACGAGACGGTGATGCGCCCCGGCGCGGCGGACCTCTGCGCGCGGCTCGGCCTGGCCGGCGCACCGCTGACCCGGTTCCCGGACGGATCACAGCCGGTCTACGCGGTGGGTGACGAGCACGTGCTCAAGCTGTTCCCCGCGGCCGCCGCCCGGGCCGGCGTCGCCGAGGGCCGCGTACTCACCCACCTCCAGGGACGGCTGCCGATACCGACCCCGCGGGTGCGCGACTGCGGGTCCTACGAGAACGGCTGGCGCTACGTCCTGATGTCCCGGCTGCACGGTGAGAACCTGGCCGGCGCCTGGGGCCGCACGGCGCGGGCGGACCGGGAGCGGCTCGTCGCCGAAGTCGGCGAGACCCTGGCGGTACTGCACTCCCTCGACACCGACCCGCTCGCGGACGTCCTCGGCCCCGGGGACTGGGGCGCCTTCCTGGACCGCCAGGCGGCGGGCGCCGTGGCACGGCAGCGCGCGCACGGACTGCCGTCCGCCTGGCTGGAACAGATCCCGGACTTCCTCGACGCGGTCCGTCCGCCCCGCGCCCCGCATCCCTGTCTGCTGCACACCGAGGTCATGCGGCAGCACGTGCTCGTGGACCCCGACACGTGGCGCCCGACCGGGCTCTTCGACTTCGAACCCGCCATGATCGGTGACCGCGCCTACGACTTCGTGGCGGTCGGTCTGTTCGTCACCGGCGGAGACCCGGCCCTGCTGGCCGGGCTCACCGAGTCCTACGGGCACACCTTCGAACCGGCCGAGCTGCTCGCGTACACCCTGCTGCACGTGTACAGCGACCTGCCCTGGTACATGAGGGAGCTGGGCACACCCGCCGAAGGGAGCCTGGAGTCGCTCGCGGAGGCGTGGTTCGGCACGTCCCGCCCCCGCGAGTGA
- a CDS encoding MurR/RpiR family transcriptional regulator, translating into MVRRQSSSRVPERSAQDAPPADILTRVRAARPSLAPSERRVADAVLADPGQVAELSINALGERASTSAATVMRFCRTIGTGNYPQLRLALAAAAAREHALGGERAAQGGTDISPTDSLDRIVSKIIYNEVRALEDSGAGLDVEALGRAVDAVAKARRVDIFGVGASAFVGQDLHQKLHRIGRMAFIWSDRHAALTATALLGPGDVALAVSHSGETEDTTEPLQAAAERGATTIALTNDPGSTLATGADLVLTTCARETPFRSGATVSRIAQLAVIDCLFVGVAQRSYDAATTALEETYGAVQRRRRPARRPANGT; encoded by the coding sequence ATGGTCCGCCGCCAGTCCTCGTCCCGCGTGCCGGAGCGATCCGCCCAGGACGCCCCGCCCGCCGACATCCTCACCCGCGTCCGCGCCGCCCGGCCCTCACTGGCGCCCTCGGAACGCCGGGTGGCCGACGCCGTCCTGGCCGACCCCGGACAGGTCGCGGAGCTGTCCATCAACGCGCTGGGGGAGCGGGCGAGCACCTCCGCGGCCACCGTGATGAGGTTCTGCCGCACCATCGGCACGGGCAACTACCCCCAACTGCGCCTGGCGCTGGCCGCCGCCGCCGCGCGGGAGCATGCCCTGGGCGGCGAGCGGGCGGCCCAGGGCGGCACGGACATCAGCCCCACGGACTCGCTGGACCGGATAGTCAGCAAGATCATCTACAACGAGGTGCGGGCCCTGGAGGACTCCGGTGCCGGACTCGACGTCGAGGCGCTCGGCCGGGCGGTCGACGCGGTGGCGAAGGCCCGCCGCGTCGACATCTTCGGTGTGGGCGCCAGCGCGTTCGTCGGCCAGGACCTCCACCAGAAGCTGCACCGCATAGGCCGGATGGCCTTCATCTGGAGCGACCGGCACGCCGCGCTCACCGCGACGGCCCTGCTGGGGCCCGGCGACGTGGCCCTGGCCGTCTCCCACTCCGGCGAGACGGAGGACACCACCGAACCCCTCCAGGCCGCGGCCGAACGCGGGGCCACCACCATCGCCCTGACCAACGACCCGGGCTCCACTCTCGCCACCGGCGCCGACCTCGTCCTGACGACCTGTGCCCGGGAAACACCGTTCCGCTCCGGCGCGACCGTCAGCCGCATCGCCCAACTGGCCGTCATCGACTGCCTCTTCGTCGGCGTCGCCCAGCGCTCCTACGACGCGGCGACCACCGCCCTGGAGGAGACCTACGGAGCGGTCCAACGCCGCCGCCGCCCCGCGCGCCGCCCCGCGAACGGAACCTGA
- a CDS encoding N-acetylglucosamine kinase, whose translation MTSVVAVDLGKTGCRAVLWDGPDSSHAVSSVAGAPGLAAPDGVAAARAAVRAAVEPLVREPGGVRPDSVLVGAAGAASAPEAARSLAHALLDDLSVGEAAVTSDAVTAHAGALGGRAGVVLAIGTGSVAVGIGSDGTYARVDGWGPLLGDDGSGARIGTAGLRAALRAHDGRGPATVLLDAAVALFGDLERLPAAVGRDGNPARTAASFAPEVARAAAAEDAVASAIVRDAAADLAATALAAAGRITAEGGPLPMAVTGGLTGLGPVLMAPLTAEITGSGLPVRLGPSLGDPLDGARLLALDRTTPHARLVVRVRRTTPPTPPPTPATPPARA comes from the coding sequence ATGACGTCAGTGGTGGCGGTGGATCTGGGCAAGACCGGGTGCCGCGCCGTGCTGTGGGACGGCCCCGACTCCTCACACGCCGTCAGTTCCGTGGCCGGTGCCCCCGGCTTGGCGGCGCCCGACGGGGTGGCGGCGGCCCGTGCGGCCGTGCGCGCCGCCGTCGAACCGCTGGTGCGCGAGCCGGGCGGCGTCCGGCCGGACTCGGTCCTCGTGGGGGCGGCCGGGGCGGCTTCCGCCCCCGAGGCGGCCCGCTCCCTGGCGCATGCCCTCCTGGACGACCTCTCCGTAGGGGAGGCCGCCGTCACCAGTGACGCCGTCACCGCGCACGCCGGCGCGCTCGGCGGCCGGGCGGGTGTGGTGCTGGCGATCGGCACCGGATCGGTCGCGGTCGGTATCGGCTCCGACGGGACGTACGCGCGCGTCGACGGGTGGGGTCCGCTGCTCGGCGACGACGGCAGCGGCGCGCGGATCGGCACGGCCGGGCTGCGCGCGGCCCTGCGGGCCCACGACGGGCGGGGCCCGGCCACCGTCCTGCTGGACGCGGCCGTCGCGCTCTTCGGCGATCTCGAGCGGCTGCCCGCGGCCGTCGGACGGGACGGCAACCCCGCCCGTACGGCGGCCTCGTTCGCTCCCGAGGTGGCACGTGCCGCCGCCGCCGAGGACGCCGTGGCCTCGGCGATCGTCCGGGACGCCGCCGCCGACCTGGCCGCGACCGCCCTCGCGGCGGCCGGCCGGATCACCGCGGAGGGCGGCCCGCTGCCGATGGCCGTCACCGGTGGGCTGACCGGGCTCGGCCCGGTCCTGATGGCGCCGCTGACCGCGGAGATCACCGGTTCCGGACTCCCCGTGCGTCTCGGACCGTCGCTCGGCGACCCCCTGGACGGGGCCCGGTTGCTGGCCCTGGACCGCACCACCCCTCACGCCCGCCTCGTCGTCCGCGTCCGCCGGACGACACCTCCCACCCCTCCCCCCACGCCGGCGACCCCACCGGCCCGTGCCTAG